From Candidatus Cloacimonadota bacterium, one genomic window encodes:
- a CDS encoding PDDEXK nuclease domain-containing protein, which yields TINSARYQAFKSLNKYHIGQNFEIGKIIVENQERNQWGQSIVDTLSKDINKQIDGMKGYSPQNLWRMRQFYLEYENEPELLELALKIPWGQNMLIIHQLKDKKERKYYLQATNQLGWSRAVLLNQIKANAYQHHLIDKKMSNFERALPIHLAEQANEALKSEYNLDFLGITKPVLEKELENRLIENIRDLLLELGYGFSFIGNQYRLKLNRKEYAIDLLFYHRILKCLVAIELKTVEFEPEFAGKMNFYLELLDEQEKQPDDNPSIGIILCPTKDKIEVEYALRSSNKPIGVSEYKLTHRLPEKLKGKVPTSKELKQMLTKAIRNAGDIDN from the coding sequence ACACGATTAATTCAGCAAGATATCAAGCATTCAAATCCCTGAATAAATATCATATTGGTCAGAATTTTGAAATAGGGAAAATCATTGTTGAAAACCAAGAAAGAAATCAATGGGGACAATCAATTGTTGACACCTTATCAAAAGATATTAACAAACAAATAGATGGAATGAAAGGTTATTCACCACAAAATCTATGGAGAATGAGACAGTTCTATCTTGAATATGAAAATGAACCAGAGTTGTTAGAATTAGCATTGAAAATTCCTTGGGGACAGAATATGCTGATTATTCACCAATTGAAAGATAAAAAAGAAAGAAAATATTATTTACAAGCAACTAACCAATTAGGATGGAGCCGTGCTGTATTACTTAATCAAATTAAAGCAAACGCTTATCAACATCATCTGATAGATAAAAAGATGAGTAATTTTGAAAGAGCCCTTCCCATTCATCTGGCAGAACAAGCAAATGAAGCATTAAAGAGCGAATATAATCTTGACTTTCTTGGAATTACAAAACCAGTATTAGAAAAAGAATTAGAAAATAGGCTTATTGAAAATATCCGAGACCTGCTTTTAGAACTCGGATATGGTTTTAGTTTTATTGGAAATCAGTACAGATTAAAACTTAACCGAAAAGAATATGCTATTGACTTGTTATTCTACCACCGAATTTTGAAATGCTTAGTTGCTATTGAACTAAAAACTGTTGAATTTGAACCCGAATTTGCTGGAAAAATGAATTTCTATCTTGAACTACTTGACGAACAAGAAAAGCAACCAGATGATAATCCTTCAATCGGAATTATTCTATGTCCAACAAAAGACAAGATTGAAGTTGAATACGCTTTGAGATCAAGTAATAAACCAATAGGCGTATCAGAATACAAATTAACTCATAGATTGCCAGAAAAATTAAAAGGAAAAGTGCCGACATCAAAAGAATTAAAACAAATGCTAACAAAGGCTATACGTAATGCGGGTGATATTGATAATTAG